From Acidimicrobiales bacterium, one genomic window encodes:
- a CDS encoding NAD(P)/FAD-dependent oxidoreductase produces the protein MPRTDLDADVLVVGGGPAGLSAATWLGRYRRSTVVVDDERPRNRWTDLTHGYLGADPIDPAELRARGREALRRYGVRLHIGRVHGVRRDGDGGAFVADIDGQPCRFRRVVLANGVADRFPDVDGFFDHYGTSVFHCPSCDGYEARDRPVAVLGWDEHIAGFAAELTEWASSVTVVTDGRGFAAGDEHRDRLAELGVEVVDDVAARFTGRPGALTGVALGGGREVRAELAFFSIAHDRKDDLADPLGCERTEEECLVVDADQQTTVEGVYAAGDITPGPQLVQVAAAKGTIAGVACALSLSPRPVARLASPDEG, from the coding sequence ATGCCCCGCACGGATCTCGACGCCGACGTCCTCGTGGTGGGCGGTGGCCCGGCCGGCCTCAGCGCCGCGACCTGGCTCGGCCGCTACCGCCGGAGCACGGTCGTCGTCGACGACGAGCGCCCGAGGAACCGGTGGACCGACCTCACCCACGGCTACCTCGGCGCCGACCCGATCGACCCCGCCGAGCTGCGGGCGAGGGGCAGGGAGGCCCTGCGCCGCTACGGCGTGCGGCTGCACATCGGCCGGGTCCACGGCGTCCGGCGGGACGGGGACGGCGGGGCGTTCGTCGCCGACATCGACGGCCAGCCGTGCCGCTTCCGGCGCGTCGTCCTCGCCAACGGCGTGGCCGACCGCTTCCCCGACGTCGACGGCTTCTTCGACCACTACGGCACGTCGGTGTTCCACTGCCCGAGCTGCGACGGGTACGAGGCGAGGGACCGCCCGGTGGCCGTGCTCGGCTGGGACGAGCACATCGCCGGCTTCGCCGCCGAGCTCACCGAGTGGGCGTCGTCGGTCACCGTCGTCACCGACGGGCGGGGCTTCGCCGCCGGCGACGAGCACCGGGACCGGCTGGCCGAGCTCGGCGTCGAGGTCGTCGACGACGTCGCCGCCCGGTTCACCGGCCGGCCGGGGGCGCTGACCGGCGTGGCGCTCGGCGGCGGCCGGGAGGTCCGGGCCGAGCTGGCGTTCTTCTCGATCGCCCACGACCGCAAGGACGACCTGGCCGACCCGCTCGGCTGCGAGCGGACCGAGGAGGAGTGCCTGGTCGTCGACGCCGACCAGCAGACGACCGTCGAGGGCGTCTACGCCGCCGGGGACATCACGCCCGGCCCCCAGCTCGTCCAGGTGGCGGCGGCCAAGGGCACGATCGCCGGCGTCGCGTGCGCGCTCTCGCTGTCCCCGAGACCCGTGGCGCGATTGGCCTCGCCGGACGAGGGGTAG
- a CDS encoding hemerythrin domain-containing protein translates to MHALTVLERDHRTVDDLFTRFEQTPRDDAATLADLRDQILRELSVHAVIEELVFYPGVREANADLADQVLEGLEEHHAVKLMLTELEKILPTAERFRPKMTVLIENVRHHVKEEEEDLFPMVREALTEEQLQEMGEALEKARATAPTRPHPFQPDQPPLNALLGMPVAAFDRVFTTARQAVERVITSRKAS, encoded by the coding sequence GTGCACGCACTCACCGTTCTCGAACGAGACCACCGAACCGTCGACGACCTCTTCACCCGGTTCGAGCAGACGCCGCGGGACGACGCCGCCACCCTCGCCGACCTCCGCGACCAGATCCTCCGCGAGCTGTCGGTCCACGCCGTCATCGAGGAGCTGGTCTTCTATCCCGGCGTCCGCGAGGCCAACGCCGACCTCGCCGACCAGGTCCTCGAGGGCCTGGAGGAGCACCACGCCGTCAAGCTCATGCTGACCGAGCTCGAGAAGATCCTCCCCACCGCCGAGCGCTTCCGCCCGAAGATGACCGTGCTGATCGAGAACGTCCGCCACCACGTGAAGGAGGAGGAGGAGGACCTCTTCCCGATGGTGCGCGAGGCGCTCACCGAGGAGCAGCTCCAGGAGATGGGCGAGGCGCTCGAGAAGGCGAGGGCGACCGCGCCCACCCGTCCCCACCCCTTCCAGCCCGACCAGCCGCCGCTGAACGCCCTGCTCGGGATGCCCGTCGCCGCCTTCGACCGGGTGTTCACGACGGCCCGCCAGGCCGTGGAGCGGGTCATCACGTCGAGGAAGGCGTCCTGA